The Osmerus eperlanus chromosome 12, fOsmEpe2.1, whole genome shotgun sequence genome has a segment encoding these proteins:
- the gsg1l2b gene encoding germ cell-specific gene 1-like protein translates to MGIDRRRRASLALTLNFIALFLALSALSTSYWCEGTRKVVKPFCTGPVKTRQSFCIRFNSSNLNDTRLVQYIWETGEDKYLMRKFHTGIWFSCEQNVNMTGENCRSFIYVAPSNERGVLWLCIVAECLYILLLATGGILMSIEVCRFGNVIDGLKLNAFAAICTVLSGLLGMVAHMMYTTAFQLTVSLGPEDWKPQTWDYSWSYMLAWGSFTACMASSVTTINRYTKTILEFKHKRRNIEKNLKIKQKLLELDSPEQVWDMYISSVPSTTEELLDLSANGRKLSNASVFLDLNDLPDSQGEEYC, encoded by the exons ATGGGGATTGATCGGCGACGGAGAGCCTCGCTGGCGCTTACCTTGAACTTCATTGCCTTGTTTCTGGCGCTGTCCGCGCTTTCTACCAGCTACTGGTGTGAGGGGACGCGGAAAGTAGTTAAACCGTTCTGTACCGGACCGGTGAAGACTAGACAGTCGTTCTGCATTAGGTTCAACAGTTCGAACCTTAATGACACTCGTCTGGTCCAGTACATCTGGGAAACGGGAGAGGACAAATACCTGATGAGGAAGTTTCACACCGGAATTTGGTTCTCTTGCGAACAGAACGTCAACATGACCG GGGAGAACTGCAGAAGTTTCATATACGTGGCCCCTTCCAATGAGCGAG GAGTGTTGTGGCTGTGCATAGTGGCAGAGTGCCTGTACATACTCCTCCTGGCCACTGGGGGCATCCTCATGTCCATAGAGGTCTGTCGTTTTGGCAACGTCATCGACGGACTCAAACTGAACGCCTTCGCTGCTATTTGCACTGTCTTGTCAG GTCTGCTTGGCATGGTGGCTCATATGATGTACACCACAGCCTTCCAGCTCACTGTGAGTCTGGGACCTGAGGACTGGAAGCCCCAGACTTGGGACTACAGCTGGTCCTACAT GCTGGCGTGGGGCTCGTTCACGGCTTGCATGGCGTCTTCCGTCACCACCATCAACCGCTACACCAAGACCATCCTGGAGTTCAAGCACAAGCGCAGGAACATCGAGAAGAACCTGAAGATCAAACAGAAGCTTCTGGAACTGGACTCACCTGAGCAGGTGTGGGACATGTACATCAGCTCGGTCCCCAGCACCACCGAGGAGCTGCTGGATCTGTCCGCCAACGGACGCAAGCTCTCCAACGCCTCCGTCTTCCTGGACCTCAACGACCTGCCTGACTCCCAGGGGGAGGAGTactgctga